In one window of Sciurus carolinensis chromosome X, mSciCar1.2, whole genome shotgun sequence DNA:
- the Rps4x gene encoding 40S ribosomal protein S4, X isoform encodes MARGPKKHLKRVAAPKHWMLDKLTGVFAPRPSTGPHKLRECLPLIIFLRNRLKYALTGDEVKKICMQRFIKIDGKVRTDITYPAGFMDVISIDKTGENFRLIYDTKGRFAVHRITPEEAKYKLCKVRKIFVGTKGIPHLVTHDARTIRYPDPLIKVNDTIQIDLETGKITDFIKFDTGNLCMVTGGANLGRIGVITNRERHPGSFDVVHVKDANGNSFATRLSNIFVIGKGNKPWISLPRGKGIRLTIAEERDKRLAAKQSSG; translated from the exons ATG GCTCGTGGTCCCAAGAAGCATCTGAAGCGGGTAGCAGCTCCTAAGCATTGGATGCTGGATAAATTGACTGGTGTGTTT GCTCCTCGTCCATCCACTGGTCCCCACAAGCTGAGAGAATGTCTTCCTCTCATCATTTTTCTAAGGAACAGACTTAAGTATGCCCTGACAGGAGATGAAGTAAAAAAGATTTGCATGCAGCGTTTCATTAAGATTGATGGCAAAGTCCGAACTGATATAACCTACCCCGCTGGTTTTATGG ATGTCATCAGCATTGATAAGACTGGAGAGAATTTCCGTCTGATCTATGACACCAAGGGTCGTTTTGCTGTTCATCGTATTACACCTGAGGAGGCCAAG TACAAGTTGTGCAAAGTGAGAAAGATCTTTGTGGGCACAAAAGGAATCCCTCATCTGGTGACTCACGATGCTCGAACCATTCGTTACCCTGATCCCCTAATCAAAGTGAATGACACCATTCAGATTGATTTGGAGACTGGCAAGATTACCGATTTCATCAAGTTTGACACGG GTAACCTGTGTATGGTGACCGGAGGTGCTAACTTGGGAAGAATTGGTGTGATTACCAACAGAGAGAGACATCCTGGCTCTTTTGACGTGGTTCATGTGAAAGATGCCAATGGTAACAGCTTTGCCACCCGGCTCTCCAACATTTTTGTTATTGGCAAA GGCAACAAACCATGGATTTCTCTTCCCCGAGGAAAAGGAATccgcctcaccattgctgaagaGAGAGACAAGAGATTGGCGGCCAAACAGAGCAGTGGGTGA
- the Cited1 gene encoding cbp/p300-interacting transactivator 1 — protein MPTMSRPALDVKGGTSPAKEDTNQEVNSLAYSNLGVKDRKAVAILHYPGVASNGAKASGAPTSSSGSPSPIGSPTASPPTKPPPFNLHPAPHLLASMQLQKLNSQYHGMAAATPGQPGEAGSLQNWGFGAQAGGAGSLSPSAGAQSPAIIDSDPVDEEVLMSLVVELGLDRANELPELWLGQNEFDFTADFPSGC, from the exons ATGCCAACTATGTCAAGGCCTGCACTTGATGTCAAGGGTGGCACCTCCCCTGCAAAGGAG GATACCAACCAGGAGGTGAACTCTCTGGCCTACTCTAATCTGGGGGTGAAAGATCGCAAAGCAGTGGCCATTCTGCACTACCCTGGGGTAGCCTCAAATGGAGCCAAGGCCAGTGGGGCTCCCACTAGCTCCTCGGGATCTCCATCTCCAATAGGGTCTCCTACTGCTAGCCCTCCCACTAAGCCCCCACCCTTCAACCTGCACCCTGCCCCTCACCTGCTGGCTAGCATGCAGCTGCAGAAACTTAATAGCCAGTATCATGGGATGGCTGCTGCCACTCCAGGCCAACCTGGGGAGGCAGGGTCTCTGCAAAACTGGGGCTTTGGGGCTCAGGCGGGAGGGGCAGGGTCACTTTCTCCTTCCGCTGGTGCCCAGAGCCCTGCTATCATCGATTCTGACCCAGTGGATGAGGAGGTGCTGATGTCACTGGTGGTGGAACTGGGACTGGACCGGGCCAATGAGCTTCCGGAGCTGTGGCTGGGGCAGAATGAGTTTGACTTCACTGCGGACTTTCCCTCTGGCTGCTGA
- the LOC124971495 gene encoding translation initiation factor IF-2-like codes for MDRPGGERGLGLGEFGSPAVFPHAGAHSGAGCSRHSSASPTLTERPLSTPCDCWLSLPLPKPPVVSAISPLRKDPRRKPELCADPELELPDAVRAISKVGGSQAGESAGAGKKGAAVSPREAGSRWLAGGRAGELTRALADWRAAAAPLPLTEQLSNRKQVPRTPWPARPPPAPHARSAGVLGPTAQPSVLSGDPAYLREAACPGERKARSSVRRGRSGGAPSLLARTHAAAAAASRSCSAPAAAPVATRPQGAWEKPAPPRRAAAPHRAAPSSPGPRPCRPARPQLRRRTPGRWRWRPPRSLPSAGDPTLKPPLPPGEP; via the exons ATGGACAGGCCGGGAGGGGAGCGGGGTCTCGGCCTCGGCGAGTTTGGGAGCCCCGCGGTGTTTCCGCACGCGGGGGCGCACTCTGGCGCCGGCTGCAGCCGCCACTCCAGCGCCTCACCAACACTTACCGAGCGCCCGCTGAGCACCCCATGCGACTGCTGGCTGAGCCTACCCCTACCCAAGCCGCCTGTGGTCAGTGCTATAAGCCCGCTAAGAAAAGA CCCGCGAAGGAAACCTGAGCTTTGTGCAGACCCTGAGCTGGAGCTTCCAGATGCGGTCCGGGCGATTAGCAAAGTCGGTGGAAGCCAAGCCGGAGAAAGCGCGGGCGCGGGGAAAAAAGGTGCTGCGGTCTCCCCAAGAGAAGCTGGGTCCCGCTGGCTGGCAGGCGGGCGCGCTGGCGAACTAACCCGCGCGCTGGCTGACTGGCGGGCGGCGGCGGCCCCACTGCCCCTAACAGAGCAGCTTTCAAACAGAAAACAAGTCCCCAGAACCCCCTGGCCCGCCCGGCCACCGCCCGCTCCCCACGCCCGCTCCGCAGGAGTCCTCGGCCCCACAGCTCAGCCCAGCGTCCTATCCGGCGATCCAGCTTACCTTCGCGAAGCCGCTTGCCCTGGAGAGAGGAAAGCGCGGAGCTCGGTGAGGCGCGGGCGAAGCGGCGGAGCCCCCAGCCTCTTGGCACGCACGcacgccgccgccgccgccgcgagCCGGTCGTGCTCAGCGCCAGCAGCCGCGCCGGTGGCCACCAGACCCCAGGGCGCCTGGGAAAAGCCCGCACCGCCGCGCCGCGCCGCCGCACCGCACCGTGCCGCGCCAAGCAGCCCCGGCCCGCGGCCGTGCCGGCCCGCCCGCCCGCAGCTTCGGCGCCGGACTCCGGGGCGGTGGCGGTGGCGGCCACCGCGTTCCCTTCCCAGCGCGGGGGACCCGACTCTCAAGCCCCCATTGCCGCCCGGAGAGCCCTGA